A single genomic interval of Procambarus clarkii isolate CNS0578487 chromosome 17, FALCON_Pclarkii_2.0, whole genome shotgun sequence harbors:
- the LOC138365665 gene encoding uncharacterized protein — protein MATDHHDPRTIMTHGPSWPTDHHGPRTIMAHGPSRPRTITATDHHGHGPSWPRTIMATDHHGHGPSWPRTIMATDHHGHGPPWPRTTMATDHHGHGPSWPRTIMATDHHGHGPSWPRTTMATDHHGHGPSWPRTIMATDHHGHGPSWPRTIMATDHHGHGPPWPRTTMATDHHGHGPSWPRTIMGHGPSWPRTIMATEHHTHGPSRPRTITSTDHHGPRTTMGPGPSWQLVKRTGDSEEKYASITKEL, from the coding sequence ATGGCCACGGACCATCATGACCCACGGACCATCATGACCCACGGACCATCATGGCCCACGGACCATCATGGCCCACGGACCATCATGGCCCACGGACCATCACGGCCACGGACCATCACGGCCACGGACCATCACGGCCACGGACCATCATGGCCACGGACCATCATGGCCACGGACCATCATGGCCACGGACCATCATGGCCACGGACCATCATGGCCACGGACCACCATGGCCACGGACCACCATGGCCACGGACCACCATGGCCACGGACCATCATGGCCACGGACCATCATGGCCACGGACCATCATGGCCACGGACCATCATGGCCACGGACCATCATGGCCACGGACCACCATGGCCACGGACCACCATGGCCACGGACCATCATGGCCACGGACCATCATGGCCACGGACCACCATGGCCACGGACCATCATGGCCACGGACCATCATGGCCACGGACCATCATGGCCACGGACCACCATGGCCACGGACCACCATGGCCACGGACCATCATGGCCACGGACCATCATGGCCACGGACCATTATGGGCCACGGACCATCATGGCCACGAACCATCATGGCCACGGAACACCACACCCACGGACCATCACGGCCACGGACCATCACGTCCACGGACCATCATGGGCCACGGACCACCATGGGCCCTGGACCATCATGGCAGCTAGTAAAGAGAACGGGGGACTCAGAGGAGAAATATGCGAGCATAACAAAGGAACTCTGA